Proteins found in one Diorhabda sublineata isolate icDioSubl1.1 chromosome 9, icDioSubl1.1, whole genome shotgun sequence genomic segment:
- the LOC130448854 gene encoding 28S ribosomal protein S35, mitochondrial, with protein sequence MLNCMKTLERNYLSNFEKKICCWYSNTVVEAKDEFRVLNIRKSKGAFQERKPKRVMPVLPPRTKQMKVDQDWGSVWPGPRSFHPATVPLPVRQGYVEKRASPDKFANAELMKIPNFLHLTPPVIERQCKALKKFCTSWPKALDNDENCEKHFPFEFTFSDYCYSSPSIRNPLARIVTMKFKLESLKLNRRAKDKFLRLVGDRYDEASDTVTIVTDRCPLRKQNYDYALYLITALYHESWNVEPWEQLKSEADMECYEWDKSKSKTNIEQLFNTTSDKIDNIDMYANSVDRLMNEGENEYTINKYGEAVRKILGLPSTVTCT encoded by the exons atgcTGAACTGTATGAAAACTcttgaaagaaattatttatcaaactttgaaaagaaaatatgctGTTGGTATTCAAATACAGTAGTAGAAGCAAAGG ACGAGTTTCGAGTACTTAATATAAGGAAATCTAAAGGGGCATTTCAAGAAAGAAAGCCGAAGAGAGTAATGCCTGTATTGCCTCCAAG aacaaaacaaatgaaagtAGATCAAGATTGGGGAAGTGTTTGGCCAGGCCCAAGATCTTTTCATCCAGCCACAGTTCCGTTACCAGTTAGACAAGGTTATGTAGAAAAACGAGCTTCTCCTGATAAATTTGCAAATGCAGAGTTGATGAAAATTcctaattttcttcatttaacACCTCCTGTTATTGAGAGACAATGTAAAGCTTTAAAGAAATTTTGCACCAGCTGGCCAAAAGCTTTAGACAATGATGAAAACTGTGAAAAGCATTTTCCTTTTGAGTTTACATTTAGCGATTATTGTTATTCCTCCCCATCTATAAGAAATCCTTTAGCTCGAATAGTTACCATGAAGTTTAAATTGGAATCATTAAAATTGAATCGTAGAgcaaaagataaatttttaagaCTTGTTGGAGATAGGTACGATGAAGCAAGTGATACTGTAACTATAGTCACAGACAGATGTCCCCTTAGAAAGCAAAATTATGACTATGCATTATACCTAATTACTGCTCTGTACCACGAATCTTGG aatGTTGAACCTTGGGAACAGTTAAAATCAGAAGCTGATATGGAATGTTATGAATGGGATAAAAGCAAATCTAAAACCAACATTGAACAATTATTTAATACGACTTCTgataaaatagataatattGATATGTATGCAAATTCAGTAGATAGACTGATGAATGAAG
- the LOC130448855 gene encoding NADH dehydrogenase [ubiquinone] 1 alpha subcomplex subunit 5 — MAGFTKITTGLTGLNVAKNPHHTLGILYSKILRTLQKMPETAAYRKHTEDVINERSRILKSTTDVNTIEKQIGCGQIEEVIVQAENELLLARKMLNWKPWEPLLKEAPPTQWVWPPAQPRS, encoded by the coding sequence atggCAGGATTTACAAAGATAACAACAGGACTAACTGGCCTTAATGTTGCAAAGAATCCTCATCACACATTAGGAATTTTATATAGTAAGATTTTAAGAACATTACAAAAAATGCCTGAAACTGCTGCTTATAGGAAGCACACAGAAGATGTAATAAATGAAAGGTCTAGAATTTTAAAGTCTACAACTGATGTTAacacaattgaaaaacaaataggtTGTGGTCAAATTGAAGAAGTTATTGTCCAAgcagaaaatgaattattacttgcccgaaaaatgttaaattggAAACCTTGGGAACCTTTATTGAAAGAAGCTCCTCCTACACAGTGGGTTTGGCCACCAGCTCAGCCTCGATcttaa